From Streptomyces sp. NBC_00370, a single genomic window includes:
- the atzF gene encoding allophanate hydrolase — MATGPVTTVLERVRAAYRRIEETGRPEIWITLRPQEDVEAEARALDTRGPDATRTPDTSHPPDAPRLPLLGHLLAVKGNIDVAGLPTTAGCPSYAYEPAGDAPVVARLRQAGALVIGSTNMDQFATGLVGTRSPYGAVRCAVDLERISGGSSSGSAVAVALGIVDLALGTDTAGSGRVPAAFNGIVGLKPSRGLVPIRGVVPACASLDCVSVFARTLTEARLALALMADPAESGRDGTGRDAPRRRPGPWRVAVPPTDQLGPLEDGWAVAYEAAAARLTTSGAQLVTVDLTPFTEAAAMLYEGAFVAERYTAVGAFIDKHTGAADLDPTVATIIGRARDIPAHRLYADQARLAELRAAALATLGDADALLLPTAPRHPTLAEVAADPLGVNADLGRFTNSTNLFDLAAVAVPAGEVRGRPFGVMLVGPAGTDDRLATLAEDLGRSRQRVTLTVVGAHLSGQPLNPQLLAAGARLVRTTSTAPRYRLYALRTDPPKPGLVHTGEAVETGTEAGAAIEAEVWELPTEGLGTIVAALPRPMTIGRVELADGASTAGFLCEPAALDGAVDITSYGGWRAYLSG, encoded by the coding sequence ATGGCAACCGGCCCTGTCACCACCGTCCTTGAGCGGGTACGCGCCGCCTACCGGCGTATCGAAGAAACCGGACGGCCCGAGATCTGGATCACCCTGCGGCCGCAGGAGGACGTGGAAGCCGAGGCCCGCGCCCTCGACACACGCGGACCCGACGCCACGCGCACGCCGGACACCTCACACCCGCCGGACGCCCCACGGCTGCCGCTGCTCGGTCACCTGCTCGCGGTCAAAGGCAACATCGACGTCGCGGGCCTGCCCACCACCGCGGGCTGCCCGTCCTACGCGTACGAGCCCGCCGGCGACGCACCCGTGGTGGCGCGGCTCCGGCAGGCGGGCGCGCTGGTCATCGGCAGCACGAACATGGACCAGTTCGCCACGGGCCTGGTCGGCACCCGCTCTCCGTACGGCGCCGTACGGTGCGCCGTCGACCTGGAACGTATCTCCGGCGGGTCGAGTTCGGGGTCGGCGGTGGCCGTGGCCCTCGGCATCGTGGATCTGGCCCTCGGCACCGACACCGCGGGCTCGGGCCGGGTGCCCGCCGCCTTCAACGGGATCGTCGGGCTGAAGCCGTCGCGCGGGCTGGTGCCGATCCGGGGCGTGGTGCCCGCCTGCGCCAGCCTGGACTGTGTCAGCGTCTTCGCCAGAACACTTACCGAGGCGCGGCTCGCCCTGGCGCTGATGGCCGATCCTGCGGAGTCCGGCCGGGACGGGACCGGCCGCGACGCACCACGCAGGCGCCCGGGGCCCTGGCGGGTCGCCGTACCGCCGACGGACCAGCTCGGACCGCTGGAGGACGGCTGGGCCGTGGCGTACGAAGCGGCTGCCGCGCGCCTGACCACCTCGGGCGCCCAACTCGTGACGGTCGATCTGACCCCGTTCACCGAGGCGGCGGCGATGCTCTACGAAGGGGCCTTCGTCGCCGAGCGGTACACCGCCGTAGGTGCCTTTATCGACAAACACACCGGCGCCGCCGACCTCGATCCGACCGTGGCGACCATCATCGGCCGGGCCAGGGACATCCCCGCGCACCGGCTCTACGCCGACCAGGCGCGCCTCGCGGAGCTGCGCGCCGCCGCGCTGGCGACGCTGGGCGACGCCGACGCCCTGCTGCTGCCGACAGCGCCCCGGCATCCCACGCTCGCGGAGGTGGCCGCCGACCCGTTGGGCGTGAACGCGGACCTCGGCCGGTTCACCAACTCCACGAATCTCTTCGACCTGGCCGCCGTCGCCGTCCCGGCGGGTGAGGTGCGCGGCAGGCCCTTCGGGGTCATGCTCGTCGGCCCGGCAGGCACGGACGACCGGCTGGCGACGCTGGCCGAAGACCTGGGCCGGAGCCGCCAGCGCGTCACTCTCACCGTGGTCGGCGCGCATCTGTCCGGGCAGCCGCTGAATCCGCAGTTGCTCGCGGCGGGCGCCCGGCTGGTCCGTACGACCAGCACCGCACCCCGCTACCGGCTCTACGCCCTGCGCACCGACCCGCCCAAACCGGGCCTCGTGCACACCGGAGAAGCAGTCGAGACCGGGACCGAGGCCGGTGCCGCGATCGAGGCCGAGGTATGGGAGCTGCCCACCGAGGGGCTGGGCACCATCGTGGCCGCGCTCCCCCGGCCCATGACCATCGGCCGGGTGGAGCTGGCGGACGGCGCGAGTACCGCGGGCTTCCTGTGCGAGCCCGCTGCGCTCGACGGCGCCGTCGACATCACTTCGTACGGTGGCTGGCGCGCCTACCTGAGCGGCTGA